Sequence from the Magnetovibrio sp. genome:
GATTTCGACGCGCAGCAGCGATTCGTTGCTGGATGTCTTGAGCACGGAAATGAGCCAGATCGCGGGAACGCCCGTTCGCCTCGACTAAACCGTTCAGTCGATCGGCGCGGATTTGTCTTCATCGTCGAGCCGCGCGCCGTTGGCGCTTTGCAGCTTGGCATTTTCCAGCGCGGCGGCTTTGGCCTGTTGATTGTCCTTCAAGGACTTCAGGCCTAAATAGGCGACCAGAACCATCAACACCATTCCAGCATAGTACGGCCACTCCTTGCCCAGCTGGGCGAACAAGACACCCGCCCAGGCCGGGCCGACGACCCGTGCAAGCGTGGTCGCGGAACGCGCCACGCCCATCATCATACCTTGTTCGGCGCTGTCGCTGCGCAGCGAGATCAGGCTGTTGAGGGCCGGGTTGATGACACTGAAGCCGTATGCGACGATGACCATGGCCGCCATCAACGGTCCGACCGAGGTGCAGAACGGGATCATCATCATGCCCACGGCTAGCGCGAGGGCACCTTGCACGATCAGATTGCCTTCGCCGAAGCGCTTCGTCAGACGCCCGACCGCGCCGCCCTGCAATATAGCCGCGATCACGCCGATGAAGGCGAACAGGTAGCCGTTTTGCTCAGGACCCCAACCCAACTGGCGGCGCGACCACATGGCAAAGGTGGTTTCCATACCCGCGAAGACAAAGGTGGCGAGAAACGAAATGGCGATCAGCAGGCCAATGCCAGGGCGTTTCAGGGCGGTTTGCAGTTGGACCAATCGGTTTGTGCGAGGCTTTAAGGCTGCTTTGGCGCGGGCTTCATCAGACAGTGATTCCTTGAGCAACGCTACGGTCAGCACAAAGGCCACGAACGACATTGCGGCGGCAACCAAGGCCGGGGTCTGGAAGTCGGCGGTCAGTGGGTCAGGACCGGCGAGAATGCCGCCGATGGCCGGCCC
This genomic interval carries:
- a CDS encoding MFS transporter, with the protein product MLILFLIVFIDLLGFGIIIPLLPFYGEHFQADPFTVSLIMAIYSLGQFVAAPFWGRLSDTIGRRPVLVISLFGAVLSYIWLGFATTLWMLFAARLVGGLMAGNISTAFAYIADITTVENRAKGMGLVGAAFGLGFIAGPAIGGILAGPDPLTADFQTPALVAAAMSFVAFVLTVALLKESLSDEARAKAALKPRTNRLVQLQTALKRPGIGLLIAISFLATFVFAGMETTFAMWSRRQLGWGPEQNGYLFAFIGVIAAILQGGAVGRLTKRFGEGNLIVQGALALAVGMMMIPFCTSVGPLMAAMVIVAYGFSVINPALNSLISLRSDSAEQGMMMGVARSATTLARVVGPAWAGVLFAQLGKEWPYYAGMVLMVLVAYLGLKSLKDNQQAKAAALENAKLQSANGARLDDEDKSAPID